The Misgurnus anguillicaudatus chromosome 15, ASM2758022v2, whole genome shotgun sequence genome has a window encoding:
- the rab11a gene encoding ras-related protein Rab-11A: protein MGTRDDEYDYLFKVVLIGDSGVGKSNLLSRFTRNEFNLESKSTIGVEFATRSIQVDGKTVKAQIWDTAGQERYRAITSAYYRGAVGALLVYDIAKHLTYENVERWLKELRDHADSNIVIMLVGNKSDLRHLRAVPTDEARAFAEKNGLSFLETSALDSTNVETAFQTILTEIYRIVSQKQMSDRRDNDMSPSNNVVSIQVQPTENKPKMQCCQNI, encoded by the exons ATGGGGACGAGAGACGACGAATATGATTACTTGTTTAAGG TGGTCCTCATTGGGGACTCTGGTGTGGGGAAGAGTAACCTGCTATCCCGTTTCACCCGCAATGAATTCAATCTCGAAAGCAAAAGCACCATTGGAGTGGAGTTTGCTACACGAAGCATCCAGGTAGATGGGAAGACGGTGAAGGCTCAGATCTGGGACACAGCCGGACAGGAGCGTTATCGAGCTATCACTTCTGC GTATTACCGAGGCGCTGTGGGAGCTCTCCTAGTCTATGACATTGCCAAGCACCTGACCTATGAAAATGTGGAACGCTGGCTTAAGGAGTTGAGAGACCACGCTGACAGCAACATTGTCATCATGCTCGTAGGCAATAAAAGTGACTTGCGTCACCTCAGGGCCGTGCCCACCGACGAAGCACGTGCATTTGCAG aaaaaaatgGGTTGTCTTTTCTGGAGACTTCAGCTCTGGATTCCACCAACGTAGAGACCGCTTTTCAGACCATCCTGACTG AAATCTACCGGATCGTGTCCCAAAAGCAGATGTCCGACCGTCGGGATAACGACATGTCACCTAGCAACAATGTGGTGTCCATCCAGGTGCAGCCTACTGAGAACAAACCAAAGATGCAGTGCTGCCAGAACATCTAG